The Streptomyces tendae DNA segment TCCAGCAGCGAGCAGACGGACGCCTGCGTGGATATCGCCCAGCGGCTCGGCATCGACCCCGGGGACCGCGTGATGCGCACCACGTACCTCTTCCGGGAGGCCGGTGAGCCGATGATGCTCTCCACCTCCTGGGAGCCGCTGGCGCTCACCGGCCGGACGCCCGTGATGCTGCCCGAGGAGGGCCCGCTGGGCGGCATGGGCGTCGTCGAGCGCATGCGCGCCATCGACGTGATCGTGGACAACGTGACGGAGGAGGTCGGCGCCCGCCCCGGCCTCGCGGAGGAGCTGGTACTGCTCGGCGGCGTCCCGGGCCATGTCGTCCTGGTCATCCAGCGCACCTACTTCGCCTCGGGCCGCCCGGTCGAGACGGCCGACGTCGTCATCCCCGCGGACCGCTACCGCGCCGCGTACCACCTGCCGGTGAAGTAGGCGGTCGGGAGCGGGAGTCACCCGCCCCGGCCGGCGGACGGGCGACGGGACTGCGGGGCGGGAATCCGAGCCCCGGCGGCCCGGGCTCGCGACGGGCCTGCGGGTGACGACCCCGTGCCCTGGCCGGCGGGCTCGTGAGGGGCTTCCGGGATGAGAGTCCGTGCTCTGACCGGCGGGTCCGCGCAGGGTTTACGGGTGAGAGTCCGTGCTCTGACCGGCGGGTCCGCGCAGGGCCTGCGGGTGAGAGTCCGTGCCCTGGCCGGCGGGCCCGCGAGGGGGTTGCGGGGTGAGAGTCCGTGCCCTGGTGGCGGGTCCGCGAAGGGCCTGTGGTGTTGGGATCCGGCGCCTGCGGTCGACGGGCTCTCGCGGCGGGTCTGCCCGGCGAGAAGCGGTGCCCCTGCCGGCGGCTCACGTCGGCGCGCCGTGAGACCGGGTTCCTGAGGGCCTGTCATCCCCGGCTGGGGCCTCTTCCGCACCTCCCCATCCGCCCCATCACCCCCTCGCGCTCCCCTCCGCGCCCCATGTCCTCCCTCCGCTCCGGCCCACCGTGCACGCCGCAACCGCTTGCCGGTCGAAGCAATCTGGCCGTTCTCGCAGGTCGCCCCTGGGACCGGGCAAGGCCGCACATACGCCGCTGACCGGACACGTCGGTCCCCACGCACGGCGCATCCGCCGCCGTGCGCCCCCTCCGTGCTGGCCGGTTGCGTGCCTCCTTGTGAAAACCCGTATTCGCTCAGTGAAGGTAAGGCGTAGGCTCGGGCATATGCGGACTGCGGTTTCCTTACCGGGCGGGGCGCGGCACTGGCCGCGGAAGGCAAGTGGAGGGGAGCGATGAGCGACGGCACGGTGACTCTTCCCTGGCTCGTCGTGCGTCAGGACGACAACGGCAACCGCTACCGGGTGGGCCGGTACGCCACCCGTGCCGAGGCGGAGAAGATCGCGGACAGCCTCGACGGCCGCGGGCACAAACAGCTCTACTGGGTCGAGCGCATCGGACAGAACGGCGCCTCCGCCCACTGACCCGCGCCGGAACGCCGGCCCGGAGGCCGCGGAGCGGGCCGGGCGCCCGCCGCCGGGCCGCCGCGCACGGTGACGCGGTTCAGGGTCGCGCACGTCGCCTCAAAAAAGGTCGCGTCCGCGCTGCCGTTAGGGTCCTCACGTGAGCCGGACGACGAAGGCGGAGTGATGTCGACCCTGATCGACACGGTGGCGTGGGTGCGTATCGAGAACGGCAGGATCCTCTGCGCACGACCACGGGGCAAGGACGTCTTCTACATCCCGGGCGGCAAGCGGGAAGGCGCCGAGACCGACGTGGAGACGCTGCTGCGCGAGATCAAGGAGGAGTTGACCGTGCTCCTCGACCCGGCCACCGCGGTGCACGTGGGCACGTACGAGGCCGAGGTGCCCGGCGCCCCGGACGGCACGGTCGTGCGGATGAGCTGCTACACCGCTGACTACGCGGGGACGTTGGCCGCGAGCAGTGAGATCGACGAGATCGCCTGGTTCTCGTACGAGGACCGGGCCCAGGTGCCCCCGGTCGACCAGCTGCTGTTCGACGACCTCCGGGCCGGCGGTGCGCTGGGCGGGTGAGCGCGATCACCGCGCGCGGACGTGAAGATGACGGCCCGTGGGCGCCCGCGATGCGCCGGTGTCGCCGGTCCCGCGCCGTTGTGCGCGGTATCTCCCGTAAATAACGGGTACGTGCCTATTGACCACATGGAACCGGACACGGTCGGACTGCCTGGCCCGCGCGGCGAGGAGGTGATCCGTGTGACCGACACCGACACCCACACCGACGGCGACCGGGTCACGTGGACCTTCACCACGGACCTCGGCGCCGTGCACACGGCCCGCTGCGCCGTGCGGGACCAGCTCGGCGTGTGGCAGCTCGACACCGTCTCGGACCTGGCCGCGCTGCTGGTCAGCGAACTGGTCACCAACGCCCTGCGGCACGCCACCGGCCCCGTCGGCGTCTGCCTGACCAGGCCCTCCGTGCGCCCGGGAGTGCTCCTCGTCGAGGTGTCCGACCCGCTCCCCGACCCCCCGCGCGAACGTGCGGCCCGCCCCGACGACGAGGGCGGGCGAGGACTGCAGCTCCTGGCCGTCTCCGCGTGCCGCTGGGGTCACCGGGCGGGACCGCGCGGGAAGACGGTGTGGTTCGAACTCGCGGTCCCACGGTGAGGTCTCGCACGGTCGTTCGCGGGGGGATGCGCGCCCCCGTCGCACCGCGTGACCGGTTCCGGTCCGTGACGGTTGTCGAACTGGGGGATTCGACGACGTGTCCGCTGGTTAGAAGACTGGGAGTGTTCTCACGGCGCGGACCGAAAAGCATCGGGACCGTGCTGTGATCGTGAACACCGTGTTGTGCGGCGCCGTAGTGCTGGATACTGCGGGCAGCCGCCCCCGGTGACCGGTACCGGACGCGGTGAGCTGGAGGGGACGGTTCGCGTGAGCGAGATACCAGCGAAGGCCACGGAGTCCGAGGACTCGACGGGAGGCTTGAGGGACGAGGCCGCCGACGGCCTCGTATCCGGCGATGCCCCGTCCGGTGACGCGATGTGGCAGACCGCCCCGCCCGGCTCCATGTACGACTACATCAAGGTCGCCTCCTTCTCCATCGGCCCCGACGGGCTGGTGGACCAGTGGAGCCTGCGCGCCGAGCAGATCTTCGGCATCCCCGCGGAGCGCGCCGTCGGCATGGACCCGATCGAGGCGTTCCTCGAGCCCGTCCGCAGGGAGCGCGGCCAGCGCAAGATGGCCGAGATCCTCGACGGCCGGGAGTGGACGGGTGTGGTGCCGTTCCGGCTGCCCGCCGACCTGGCCGGGGACGAGCGCGAGCGGGAGGGCATCGCCGAGGTCTACGTCATGCCGACGCGGACCGAGGCGGGCGAGAAGGCCGCCGTCTGCATCGTCGTCGACGTCCGCACCCTGCGCCGTATCGAGACGGATCTGGCCGCCTCGCAGGCCATATTCGGCCAATCTCCCTTCGGTTTCCTGCTGATCGACCCCGACCTGCGGGTCCGCCGGGCCAACCAGCGTTTCGCGTCCCTCTTCGGCGGCACCCCGGACGACCACCGCGGCAAGGGGGTCCACGACTACCTGCCGCGCGGGGAGGCCGAGCGGGTCGCGGCGACCCTGCGCCGGGTGCTGCAGACCGGCGAGTCGATCACGGACATGCACGTCACCGGGTTCGTCCCGGGGTCCGACGAGCGCCGCCACTGGTCCGTCAACCTCTACCGCGTGCACAGCGGAAGCGGCCGTCCGATCGGCATCTCCTGGCTCGGCACGGACATCACCGCCCGGCGCGCCGCCGCCCGGGAGGCCGCCGCCGCGCGGCGCAATCTCGCCCTTCTCAACGAGGCGGGCGCGCGCATCGGCAACTCCCTCGACCTGGAGACCACCGCCCGCGAACTCCTCGACGTGGTGGTGCCCGGCTTCTGCGACCTGGCCACCGTCGACCTGTACCAGGGCCTGCTGGCCGGTGACGAGACCCCGCCGGGGCTCGCCGACGGCAGCGCCGAGGTGCGCCGGGTCGCCTTCGCCAGCGCCGTCTCCGACGGACCCTTCAGCGGCACCGGGGAACCGGTGAAGCTGGGTGCCGTCCACCACTACCCCTTCAACTCGGCCTGCGCGGACGCTCTGCGCACCGCCCGCCCGCAGGCCGTGCCCGGCGAGGAGGGCGGCCTGGTGCAGTCCACGCTCGCGGTGCCGATGGTCGCCCACGACACCGTGGTGGGCCTCGCCCAGTTCGCCCGCACCAAGGGCAGCGAGCCGTTCGGGGACCGGGACCGCGACCTCGCCGTGGAACTGGCCGCGCGGGCCGCCGTCTGCATCGACAACGCCCGGCTGTACCGGCGCGAGCACGAACGCGCCCTGATACTGCAGCGGTCCCTGCTCCCGCCCGGCGACCCGGAGGCGTCCGGCCTGGACATCGCCTGCCGCTACCTCCCCGGCAACGCGGCGACCGGCCGGCCCAGCGAGGTCGGCGGCGACTGGTTCGACGTCATCGAACTGCCCGGCCACCGCACCGCCCTGGTCGTCGGCGACGTCATGGGCCGCGGCCTGCGCGCGGCCGTCGCCATGGGCGAACTGCGCACCGCCGTACGCACCCTGGCCCAGCTTGACCTCGAACCTGCCGAGGTGCTGTCCCAGTTGGACGAGATCGCCCGGGGCCTCGGCGCACCCGGCGGCCCCTCCCAGGCGTTCGCCGGAGGTGTCCAGCAGGCCACCCGCGCCGCCCGCCGCCCGCGCGAGGCGGACCTCTCCGAGGTCTACCTGGCCACCTGCGTCTACGCCGTGTACGACTCCGTCACCCGGCGCTGCACCTTCGCCAACGCGGGCCATCTGCCGCCCGTCCTGGTGGAGCCCGGCGAGACCGCGCTGATGCTGGACGTGCCGCCCGGCATGCCGCTCGGCGTCGGCGGGGAGCCCTTCGAGGAGGTGGAGGTCGAACTGCCCGAAGGCGCGCTGCTCGCGCTCTACACGGACGGACTGGTCGAAAGCCGGGATCATCCCCTCGACGAGGGCCTGCAGGCCTTCGTGGGCGCCCTCACGGACCCCTCCGCCCCGCTGGAGGACGTCTGCGACCACGTCCTGAACACCCTGGACACCCATCACGGCGAGGACGACATCGCCCTGCTGATGGCACGGGTACAGGGCCTGCCCGCCGACTCCGTGGGCGACTGGACCCTGCCGCGTGAGCCGCGCAGCGTGGGCCGGGCCCGCGAGTACGCTCGCGCCCAGCTGCTGGCCTGGGACATGGAGCCCCTGGTCGACACCACCGAGTTGCTGGTCAGTGAGCTGGTCACCAACGCCCTGCGGTACGGAGAGGGAGAGATAAGACTCCGTCTGCTGCTCGACCGCACGCTGGTCTGCGAGGTCTGGGACTCCGGCCTGGTCCAGCCCCGCAGACGGCGGGCCCGTGACACCGACGAGGGTGGCCGCGGCCTCCAGCTCGTCGGACTGCTCAGCGCCGCCTGGGGCTCACGCCGTACGCCCCGGGGCAAGACCGTGTGGTTCGAGCTGCCGCTGCCCGGCACCGACACCGTCCTCACCGATCCGGCGGAGGCGCTGCTCAGCCTGTTCTGACGCCCCGTCGACCGTGCCGTGACCCTTCGTGATCATGGTGCCGGGACCGCAACCAGGACACCCGTTCCCCTCGTCCTCACCCGCAACATCCGACGACGAGGGGAACGGCGGCATGGACCACACGGAGTCGCGGGACGGGACGGCCGGTGCGGGCGAGCGCAGGGACGACCCGCAGGCCACGCCCGAGCCCGAGCATGCGCCCGAGCCCGCGAAGAAGCGCCGCAGACCCTGGGTGCGCCGGGCCAGACGCACCGCCCTCGTGCTCGCGCTCGTGATCGTCGTGCCGCTCCTCGCCATCGAGGCCACGCTGCGCGTCAACTACATGGGCGACCCGGCGGACGGCACCCACACCCGGAACCGGGACGCCATGTGGCTCGGGCACGCCTGGGTCGACGGGCGCAAGAAGGACGCCGACGTCACGGCCCTCGCCGGCCGGCTGAAGGACACCGGCATCCGGGACCTCTACGTCCACACCGGTCCCCTGGAGCACGACGGCACACTGCCGGCGTCGGTCCACCCGCGCGCCCGTTGGTTCATCGACGCGGTCCACCGGGAACTGCCGGGCGTCCGCGTCCAGGCGTTCCTCGGGGACGTCCTCGCCAACGGCGGCCCCGACGGCCTGGAGCTGAGCGACGGCGCCACCCGCGAGGAGGTGGTGCGCAGCGCCGGGCAGGTCCTCGACACCGGCTACGAGGGCGTCCACCTCGACCTGGAGCCCCTCCACTCCGACGACCAGGACTACCTCTCCCTGCTGGACGACCTGCGCGCCGTCACCCGCGCCCGGGACGCGCAGCTGTCCGTGGCCGCCCACCAGATCGACCCGCTGCCGCACCTCCACACGGTCGCCGGCTTCGTCGCCGACCACCCCAAGTGGTGGTCGCAGAAGTTCTTCGGGCAGGTGGCCCGGCGCGTCGACCAGATCGCCGTGATGTCGTACGACACCGCGCGCCCCTTCGAGAGCACCTACGGCGGGTACGTGGCCCAGCAGACGTCGCTCGCGCTGGAGGTCACCCCGCCCACCACCCACCTGCTGATGGGGCTGCCCTTCTACTACGAGAGCAACCCCAGCCACTGGGGTCACGCCGAGACGGTCGCCGCCGCCGTGCGCGGAGCCCGGCTGGGACTGTCCCGGACCGACCCCGACCGGGAGCTCTTCGGCCTCGCGCCGTACATCGACTTCGCGGCGACGGAGACCAACTGGGACGAGTACCGGGACGGCTGGGTCCGCTGACCCTTCAGGACCGGCGGCGGATCTTGTTCCCCAGCCACACCAGCGGGTCGTACTTGCGGTCCACCGCCCGTTCCTTCAGCGGGATCAGGGCGTTGTCGGTGATCTTGATGCCCTCGGGGCAGACCTCCGTGCAGCACTTGGTGATGTTGCAGTAGCCGAGGCCGTGGTCCTCCTGGGCCGCGCGCCTGCGGTCCAGGCCGGTGTCCTCGGCCGCGTCCAGCGGGTGCATGTCCAGCTCCGCGACCCGCATCAGGAAGCGCGGCCCGGCGAACGCCGGCTTGTTCTCCTCGTGGTCGCGGACGACATGGCAGGTGTCCTGGCACAGGAAGCACTCGATGCACTTGCGGAACTCCTGCGAGCGGTCCACGTCCTCCTGCATCATCCGGTACTCGCCCGGCACGACCCCGGCCGGCGGCACGAACGCCGGGACCTCGCGCGCCTTGGCGTAGTTGAACCCGACGTCCGTCACCAGGTCCCGGATCACCGGGAACGCCCGCAGCGGGGTCACGGTGATCGTCTCGTCCCGGCCGAACACCGACATACGGGTCATGCACAGCAGCCGGGGGCGGCCGTTGATCTCCGCCGAGCACGAACCGCACTTGCCGGCCTTGCAGTTCCAGCGCACGGCGAGGTCGGGGGCCTGGGTGGCCTGGAGGCGGTGGATGATGTCGAGGACCACCTCGCCGTCGTTCACCTCGACCGCGAAGTCCTCCAGGCCGCCTCCGTCGACGTCCCCCCGCCACACCTTGAAGCGGGCCTCGTAGCTGCTCACTCGTAGAGCTCCTCTTCGGCCAGGTACTTGACCAGCTCGTCCTTCTCGAACAGGGCGAGCAGGTCGGGGCGGATGGGTTCGGTGGTCTCACGGGTCAGGGTGATCCGGCCGGGCACCGCGTCCGTGGCGGCGAGTCCGCCCGAGGGGTCGGCGAGCGAACACAGCAGGTTGACGTTGCGCCAGGCGCGGTCCATACCGGCGTGGTCCTCTCGGGTGTGGCCGCCGCGCGACTCGGTGCGCTCCAGTGCCGCCCGGGCCACGCACTCGCTGACCAGCAGCATGTTCCGCAGGTCCAGCGCGAGGTGCCAGCCGGGGTTGAACTGCCGGTGGCCCTCCACGCCCGCGCGACGGGCCCGTGTCCGCAGCTCGGCGAGTTTCTCCAGGGCCTGCTCCATCTCGTGCTCGCGGCGGATGATGCCGACCAGGTCGTTCATCGTCTGCTGCAGTTCCTGGTGCACGGTGTAGGGGTTCTCCGGCGGTCCCCCGGCCGGTTCCTCGCCCTCCGCGGAGAACGGGCGCAGCGCCTCCGCGGCGGCCGTGTCGACCTCCGCGTCGTCCACCCGGGGGCGTGCGGAGCCCGCTGCGCTCGCGTACTCGGCCGCGTGCCAGCCGGCCCGACGGCCGAAGACCAGCAGGTCGGACAGCGAGTTGCCGCCGAGCCGGTTGGAGCCGTGCATCCCGCCCGCGACCTCACCGGCGGCGAACAGCCCCGGCACACCGCGCGCCGCCGCCGAGTCGGAGTCGACGGCGATGCCGCCCATCACGTAGTGGCAGGTCGGGCCGACCTCCATCGGCTCGGCGGTGATGTCGACGTCCGCCAGCTCCTTGAACTGGTGGTACATCGACGGCAGCCGGCGCTTGATGACCTCGGCCGGCATGCGCGTGGAGACGTCCAGGAAGACTCCGCCGTGCGGGGAGCCGCGACCCGCCTTGACCTCGGCGTTGATGGCGCGGGCGACCTCGTCGCGGGGGAGCAGTTCGGGCGGACGGCGGTTGTGGTCCGGGTCGTCGTACCAGCGGTCCGCCTCCTCCTCGGACTGCGCGTACTTCTCCTTGAAGACGTCCGGGACGTAGTCGAACATGAACCGCTTGCCCTCGGAGTTGCGCAGCACCCCGCCGTCGCCGCGCACCGACTCGGTGACCAGGATGCCCTTCACCGACGGCGGCCAGACCATGCCCGTGGGGTGGAACTGCACGAACTCCATGTTCAGCAGCGGCGCCCCCGCGAGGAGCGCCAGCGCGTGTCCGTCGCCGGTGTACTCCCAGGAGTTCGACGTGACCTTGAAGGACTTGCCGATGCCGCCGGTCGCGATCACCACGGCCGGTGCCTCCAGGACGAAGAAGCGGCCCGACTCCCGCTCGTAACCGAAGACCCCGCTCACCTTCCCCCCGCCTTCGGCCGGGGGGACCCCCATCCCGCTTCGCTCCCCGTCCTTCAGCACCCGGGTGACCGTGCACTCCTGGAAGACCTTCAGCCGGGACTCGTAATCACCGGTCTCCCGGAAGTCCTCCTGCTGGAGCGCGACGATCTTCTGCTGGAGGGTGCGGATCAGCTCCAGGCCGGTGCGGTCGCCCACGTGCGCCAGGCGCGGATACTCGTGGCCGCCGAAGTTGCGCTGGGAGATCCGGCCGTCCTCGGTCCGGTCGAACAGCGCCCCCCAGGTCTCCAGCTCCCAGACGCGCTGGGGCGCCTCCTGGGCGTGCAGCTCGGCCATCCGCCACTGGTTGAGGAACTTGCCGCCGCGCAGGGTGTCGCGGAAGTGCACCTGCCAGTTGTCCCCGGAGTTGACGTTGCCCATCGCCGCCGCGATGCCGCCCTCCGCCATCACGGTGTGCGCCTTGCCGAACAGCGACTTGCAGATCACGGCCGTACGGGCGCCCCGCTCGCGCGCCTCGATCGCGGCGCGCAGGCCCGCGCCGCCGGCCCCGACCACGACGACGTCCCACTCCTGTCGGTCGACCACGGACATAGGTAAGGCCCCCAGCTAGAAGAAGCGCGGATCGTCGAAGACACCGGACGCGACGAGATAGACGTAGAAGTCGGCGAGCGCCACGCTCAGCAGCGAGGCCCAGGCGAGCTGCATGTGCCGGGCGTTGAGCCGGCCCACCCACTGCCACATCCGGTAGCGCACCGGATGCTTCGAAAAGTGCTTCAGCTTGCCGCCGACGATGTGCCGGCAGGAGTGGCAGGAGACGGTGTACGCCCAGATCAGGGCGATGTTGAGCAGGAACACCAGGGTGCCGAGGCCCATGTGGCCCCATGCGTAGTGCTCGTCGCGGAAGGCGAGCACGGTGTCCCAGGTGAGCACGCAGGCGACCAGCAGCGCCGCGTAGAAGAAGTACCGGTGGATGTTCTGCAGGATCAGCGGGAAGCGGGTCTCGCCGGTGTACTTCGCGTGCGGTTCGGCGACCGCGCAGGCCGGCGGGGACGCCCAGAAGCCCCGGTAGTAGGCCTTGCGGTAGTAGTAGCAGGTCAGCCGGAAACCGAGCGGGAAGATCAGGATGATGATCGCCGGTGAGATGCCCCACCAGCCGCCGAACAGCTCCCAGTTCGGCCCGCCGCGCATCGGCACGCAGTTCTCCGCCAGGCACGGCGAGTAGAACGGCGAGACGTAGGGCGCCGCGTAGTAGTCGGCGTTCGCGAAGGCCCGCCAGGTCGAGTAGACGACGAAGGCGAGCAGCCCGGCCGCGGTGGCGGCCGGGGCCAGCCACCAGCGGTCGGTCCGCAGGTGCGGGGCGGAGATCGCGGCGCGGGTGCCGGATCTCACGCCGCCGCGGTGATCGGGTTCGGTCGCAGGGGGTTCCGTACCAGTGGCCACGTCGTCCACTCCGGTAGGCGTCGGGGGTGCCGTGATCGGCGGGGCTCTCGGGCGGGGGTCAGGGTGCGCGGCGGTCGCGGGCCCCGAGTCCCTCGTCGTCGGTGTCCACCCACAGCGAGGGGTCGTAGGGGGTGTCGGAGATGGTCACGAGGTCGGGCCGCTTGGCCGGGCCCGCGGTGGCGACGGCGGTCTCCCGGAGCAGCGCGAGGCTCTCGCGCAGGTGGTTGGTGTCGGAGCGGACGCGACGCATCTCCAGGCCGCCGCTGCCCAGCTGCTTCTCCAGGCGCCCCACCGACCGCATCAGGTCGTCGAGGCAGCGCTGGACGGTCGTCAGTTCCTCGTGCACGGACATGACGTGACCTCACTTCCAGGGTCTTCCAGGCCCAAGGCGGTGCATCGGTCATGCGCCTGCGAGTGTTGCGCGTCACACCTTGCGCTGTGAAGGGATGTGCATCGATTGGCCGAGGCGCATGGGTGCATCGTGCGGTGCCCGGCGGCGTCGCGCCGGGTGCGTTGCGCCGCACGGGTGGGCTTGGCGTCCGGGGCCGCCGTGTCGCCGGGGGTTGCCGGACCGTTTCCTCTTCAGTGGGCCGCATACATCGGATGAGCGCCAAATACCACCAGCGTGATCTTCATGTCCGCGGCATTCCGGAGGTACCCAGAGATGTCCCACGACGGCATCGGCCCGCGCGCGGTCCTGCGCTCGGTCGCCTTCCTCACCGCCGGCATGCTCACGGTGCCTGTGCTGGCCGGATGCGGCTCCGACGACCCGGCGGGCAAGCCACTCGCCGGGGCGGACGTCGCGCGCGCGGACCGCTCCGACGTCGCCGACGGCGGCACCCTGCGCTGGGCCGTGGACACCGTCCCGGACACCCTGAACACCTTCCAGGCCGACGCCGACGGCACCACCTCCCGGATCGCCGAGGCCGTCCTGCCGTCGATGTACCGCACGGACGAACAGGGCCGGGCCGTGCGCAACGCCGACTACCTGGCCTCCGCCGAGGTCGTCGACACCGAGCCCAAACAGGTGGTCGTCTACCGGCTGGCCCAGCAGGCCGTCTGGAGCGACGGCCGGGAGATCGCTGCCGCCGACTTCGCCGCCCAGTGGCGCGCCCTGTCCGGCAAGGACACCGCCTACTGGACCGCCCGCAACGCCGGCTACGACCGCATCGAGAAGGTCGAGCGGGGCAAGAACGACCTCGAGGTCAAGGTCACCTTCAGCCGCCCCTACGCCGACTGGAAGTCGCTGTTCACCCCGCTCTACCCCAAGGAGGTCATGGGCACCCCGGACTCCTTCAACGACGGGGCGCGCAAGAAGATCAAGGTCACCGCCGGGCCCTTCACGGTGGAGAAGGTCGACAGCAAGGAGGACGAGGTCGTCCTCGCCCGCAATCCGCGCTGGTGGGGGAGCCCGCCCAAGCTGCAGAAGATCGTGCTGCGCGCCGTGCCGCACGACAAGCGCGTCTCCGCCCTCAGCGACGGCACCCTCGACCTCGCCGAGATCGGCCCCGAGGCCGCCCGGCGCATCACCGTCGCCGCCCTGCCGCAGAACGAGAGCACGCCCCTGATGGGCCCCGAGGCCGACCGCTCCGCCGCGGACGCGCTGCGCTCCTGGGCGGTCGCCAACGGCACCGACGAGGACGCCGCCGACGAGGAGGTCTCCGCCCGCCAGAAGCTGCGCAAGAAGGCCGAGAAGTACGCCCGGCAGCAGAAGGCCCTCAGCGGCTTCGAGGTGCGCAAGTCACTGGAGCCCGCCTTCACCCAGCTCGCCCTGAACGGCGCCGAGGGGCCCCTCTCCGACGAGCGGGTCCGCCGCGCCGTGGCCCGCGCCCTGGACCGCGAGGACGTCGCCGCGTCCGTCCTGAAGCCGCTCGGTCTGCCCTCCGAGCCCGTCGGCAGCCACCTGGCGCTGTCCGGCCAGGCCGCCTACGCCGACAACAGCGGCGCCCTCGGCAAGCAGGACGCCAAGGAGGCCCGTGCCCTGCTCGCGGACGCCGGCTGGGTGCCGGGCGGGCCGGTGAAGGAGGAGAAGAAGGACGGGAAGAAGGACGAGGGCGAGAAGGCGGCGGGCTCCGAGGCCGACAAGGACGGCGACCCGGAAGGCTCCGGCGACGGCGACGACGGCACGTACATCGTCGGCGAGGACGACGGGAAGAACCACGGCGACGGCAAGGCCCCGCACGACTCGGGCACCGGAACCGGCCGGCTCACACAGGGCGGCGCCCCCGCCGGCGCCTACGCGCCCAAGGGCACCGCCGCCCCGGCCCGCGCGGACACCGCGCCCGTCGCCAAGGACGGCAAGGCGCTGGTCCTGCGCTTCGTGCTGCCGTCGGGACCCGGCTCCGAGACGCTGGCCGGCGTGGCCGACCGGATCTCGGAGATGCTGAAGAAGATCGGCATCCGCACCGACGTCTCCAAGGTCGACAACGACAGCTACTTCAAGGACCACATCGCCTCCGGCGCCTTCGACCTGGCCCTGTACTCCTGGCCCGCGACCGCCTTCCCCGCCACCGACGCCCGGCCCGTCTACGCCAAGCCGGTCGCGGCCGCCGACGGCTCGCTGAACGTGGAGCAGAACTGGACCCGGGTCGGCACCGACCAGGTCGACCAGCTCTTCGACCAGGCCGTCGCCACCCTCGACGACGCCGAGCGCCGCGACCTGATCCGCAAGGCCGACTCCCGGATCTGGGCGGCCGCCGGCTCCATCCCGCTCTACCAGCGCCCGGAGCTCGTCGCGGCCCGGGAGAACCTGGCCAACGCCGGTGCCTTCGGCTTCGCCACCCCGGTCTACGAGGACATGGGCTTCCTGAAGAAGTCGGCGCAGGGACCGGCCGGCACCCCGGGCACGAAGAGCGCCGAGGAGTCCGCCGAGGACTGAGATCGCGCGGCCGTATGCGCCGGTCAGGGCCGTCGTGGCGGGTGCCCGCGGCGGCCGCGGGAGCCGTAGGTGCCGAGGGCCCGTACCATGGGGTGAGGCCGAGGCGTGTACAGCCCGGCAGGGCCCGCCCACCAGAGCTTCTCGTGCAGGGCCTTCCTCAGCACTCCGGGAGATACGCCTTTTATGGCTGCGTCTACAACGCGTCACGACATCCGCAACGTCGCCATCGTCGCCCACGTCGACCACGGCAAGACCACCATCGTCGACGGCATGCTCAAGCAGGCCGGCGCCTTCGCCGCCCACCAGCT contains these protein-coding regions:
- a CDS encoding fumarate reductase/succinate dehydrogenase flavoprotein subunit, which produces MSVVDRQEWDVVVVGAGGAGLRAAIEARERGARTAVICKSLFGKAHTVMAEGGIAAAMGNVNSGDNWQVHFRDTLRGGKFLNQWRMAELHAQEAPQRVWELETWGALFDRTEDGRISQRNFGGHEYPRLAHVGDRTGLELIRTLQQKIVALQQEDFRETGDYESRLKVFQECTVTRVLKDGERSGMGVPPAEGGGKVSGVFGYERESGRFFVLEAPAVVIATGGIGKSFKVTSNSWEYTGDGHALALLAGAPLLNMEFVQFHPTGMVWPPSVKGILVTESVRGDGGVLRNSEGKRFMFDYVPDVFKEKYAQSEEEADRWYDDPDHNRRPPELLPRDEVARAINAEVKAGRGSPHGGVFLDVSTRMPAEVIKRRLPSMYHQFKELADVDITAEPMEVGPTCHYVMGGIAVDSDSAAARGVPGLFAAGEVAGGMHGSNRLGGNSLSDLLVFGRRAGWHAAEYASAAGSARPRVDDAEVDTAAAEALRPFSAEGEEPAGGPPENPYTVHQELQQTMNDLVGIIRREHEMEQALEKLAELRTRARRAGVEGHRQFNPGWHLALDLRNMLLVSECVARAALERTESRGGHTREDHAGMDRAWRNVNLLCSLADPSGGLAATDAVPGRITLTRETTEPIRPDLLALFEKDELVKYLAEEELYE
- a CDS encoding ABC transporter family substrate-binding protein: MSHDGIGPRAVLRSVAFLTAGMLTVPVLAGCGSDDPAGKPLAGADVARADRSDVADGGTLRWAVDTVPDTLNTFQADADGTTSRIAEAVLPSMYRTDEQGRAVRNADYLASAEVVDTEPKQVVVYRLAQQAVWSDGREIAAADFAAQWRALSGKDTAYWTARNAGYDRIEKVERGKNDLEVKVTFSRPYADWKSLFTPLYPKEVMGTPDSFNDGARKKIKVTAGPFTVEKVDSKEDEVVLARNPRWWGSPPKLQKIVLRAVPHDKRVSALSDGTLDLAEIGPEAARRITVAALPQNESTPLMGPEADRSAADALRSWAVANGTDEDAADEEVSARQKLRKKAEKYARQQKALSGFEVRKSLEPAFTQLALNGAEGPLSDERVRRAVARALDREDVAASVLKPLGLPSEPVGSHLALSGQAAYADNSGALGKQDAKEARALLADAGWVPGGPVKEEKKDGKKDEGEKAAGSEADKDGDPEGSGDGDDGTYIVGEDDGKNHGDGKAPHDSGTGTGRLTQGGAPAGAYAPKGTAAPARADTAPVAKDGKALVLRFVLPSGPGSETLAGVADRISEMLKKIGIRTDVSKVDNDSYFKDHIASGAFDLALYSWPATAFPATDARPVYAKPVAAADGSLNVEQNWTRVGTDQVDQLFDQAVATLDDAERRDLIRKADSRIWAAAGSIPLYQRPELVAARENLANAGAFGFATPVYEDMGFLKKSAQGPAGTPGTKSAEESAED